From one Variovorax sp. PBL-H6 genomic stretch:
- a CDS encoding YdcF family protein — protein MIARRALTGALVVLLMGYAAVHVAVWLHARKRLAHPPARVADVALVLGNRAYRDGRPNPCLTGRVDAAVALARAGLVRQLLFSGGMDKEDGRIEAEVMQQHARAAGYEGALLLETVSQSTRENLAMSRPLLEAAGVKRVIVVSEPYHLWRVERLAHAAGFDRRFEVQYAAAPTTCWQRWGMAFRGALREPLAIVNNAAHGYLH, from the coding sequence TTGATTGCGCGGCGCGCGCTCACTGGCGCGCTCGTCGTGCTGCTCATGGGTTACGCCGCTGTCCATGTCGCGGTCTGGCTGCATGCGCGCAAGCGGCTTGCGCATCCGCCGGCGCGCGTGGCCGATGTGGCGCTGGTGCTCGGCAACCGTGCATACCGCGACGGTCGGCCCAATCCGTGCCTGACCGGGCGCGTCGATGCCGCCGTTGCATTGGCGCGCGCCGGCCTCGTGCGCCAGCTCCTGTTCTCGGGCGGCATGGACAAGGAAGACGGCCGCATCGAGGCCGAGGTGATGCAGCAGCATGCGCGTGCCGCGGGCTACGAGGGCGCGCTGCTGCTGGAGACGGTCTCGCAGTCCACGCGCGAGAACCTCGCGATGTCGCGCCCGCTGCTCGAGGCGGCGGGTGTGAAACGCGTGATCGTCGTATCCGAGCCTTACCACCTGTGGCGCGTCGAGCGGCTGGCGCATGCGGCGGGCTTCGATCGCCGCTTCGAGGTGCAGTACGCCGCCGCGCCCACCACCTGCTGGCAGCGCTGGGGCATGGCGTTCCGGGGTGCGTTGCGCGAGCCGCTGGCCATCGTGAACAATGCCGCCCATGGATACCTCCACTGA
- a CDS encoding tyrosine recombinase XerC, protein MDTSTESPLVERYLEHVRVERRLADRTVELYAIHLETLIENAAAAGLALEQVQTAHVRRWMAQLHSAGRESRGIALVLSCWRGFYRWLGHEGRIGSNPVQDVHAPKAARPLPKALAVDEAVQLAQLHDEEADPWTEARDRAIVELLYGCGLRVGELTGLDLRASNTARGWVDLDAQEASVLGKGSKRRTVPVGAKAAEALADWLARREDCAALPAARLRDPAGAAALFIGRTGTRLSPHAIWRQLRQRSLKAGLAAPVHPHMLRHSFASHLLQSSSDLRAVQELLGHASISTTQVYTRLDFQHLAKAYDAAHPRARVKEEGGKK, encoded by the coding sequence ATGGATACCTCCACTGAATCGCCGCTCGTCGAGCGCTACCTCGAGCACGTGCGGGTCGAGCGTCGATTGGCAGATCGCACGGTCGAGCTCTATGCGATCCACCTCGAGACGCTGATCGAGAACGCCGCGGCCGCCGGCCTGGCCCTGGAACAGGTGCAGACCGCACATGTGCGCCGTTGGATGGCGCAGCTGCACAGCGCGGGCCGGGAGTCGCGCGGCATCGCGCTGGTGCTGTCCTGCTGGCGCGGCTTCTACCGCTGGCTCGGCCACGAGGGGCGGATCGGCTCGAACCCGGTGCAGGACGTGCACGCACCCAAGGCAGCGCGGCCGCTGCCGAAGGCGCTGGCGGTCGACGAGGCGGTGCAACTTGCGCAACTGCACGACGAGGAGGCCGATCCCTGGACCGAGGCCCGCGACCGCGCCATCGTGGAGCTGCTCTACGGCTGCGGCCTGCGCGTGGGCGAGCTCACCGGCCTTGATCTGCGCGCGAGCAACACGGCGCGCGGCTGGGTGGATCTCGACGCGCAGGAAGCCAGCGTGCTCGGCAAGGGCAGCAAGCGGCGCACCGTGCCGGTGGGCGCCAAGGCGGCCGAGGCGCTGGCGGACTGGCTGGCGCGGCGCGAAGACTGCGCGGCCCTGCCCGCTGCGCGGCTGCGCGATCCGGCCGGCGCCGCGGCGCTCTTCATCGGCCGCACGGGCACGCGCCTGTCGCCCCATGCCATCTGGCGCCAGCTGCGCCAGCGCAGCCTGAAGGCGGGCCTCGCGGCGCCCGTGCATCCGCACATGCTGCGCCACTCCTTCGCGAGCCACCTGCTGCAGTCCAGCAGCGACCTGCGTGCGGTGCAAGAACTGCTGGGACACGCGAGCATCTCGACGACGCAGGTCTATACGCGGCTGGATTTCCAGCACCTGGCGAAGGCCTACGATGCGGCGCATCCGCGTGCCCGGGTGAAAGAAGAGGGCGGCAAGAAATGA
- a CDS encoding class I SAM-dependent rRNA methyltransferase: MKTLRLRPGKERSLLRRHPWIFESAIAKGGGDAGETVRIETDDGRFLAWAAFSPHSKIRARAWSFDEQQRIDATFMASRVASAVAARERFELPSDGVRLVHGEADGLPGLIVDRYGDTLVAQFLSAGAERWKSVLADALLAATALEKLYERSDASGREREGLAPEAGWLRGSGPTQLAIREHDWQLTLDIATGHKTGFYLDQRDSRGRFAELARHRRFRRVLNCFCYTGGFTVAAMAGLKAAGALDGAELLSIDSSLPALERARAHVALNGFGGARAEFLDADVNASLRRFLDEGRSFDAIVLDPPKFAPTVAHAERAARAYKDLNRLALKLLEPGGVLLTFSCSGGIGADLFHKIVASAGIDAGVDGYISERLGAAPDHPMTIEFPEGEYLKGLVVVRK; the protein is encoded by the coding sequence ATGAAAACACTCCGCCTGCGCCCCGGCAAGGAACGCTCTCTGCTGCGCCGCCATCCGTGGATCTTCGAATCGGCGATCGCCAAGGGCGGCGGCGATGCCGGCGAGACGGTGCGCATCGAGACCGACGACGGCCGCTTCCTGGCATGGGCGGCCTTCAGCCCGCATTCCAAGATCCGCGCGCGCGCCTGGAGCTTCGACGAGCAGCAGCGCATCGATGCCACCTTCATGGCATCGCGGGTAGCGAGCGCGGTGGCGGCACGGGAGCGCTTCGAGCTCCCGAGCGACGGCGTGCGCCTGGTGCACGGCGAGGCCGATGGCCTGCCGGGGCTGATCGTCGACCGCTACGGCGACACGCTGGTGGCGCAGTTCCTGTCGGCCGGGGCCGAGCGCTGGAAGAGCGTGCTGGCCGATGCGCTGCTTGCGGCCACCGCACTCGAGAAGCTCTACGAGCGTTCCGACGCGAGCGGGCGAGAGCGAGAGGGATTGGCGCCCGAAGCCGGCTGGCTCCGCGGTAGCGGGCCCACCCAGCTGGCCATCCGCGAGCACGACTGGCAGCTCACGCTGGACATCGCCACGGGGCACAAGACCGGCTTCTACCTCGACCAGCGCGACAGCCGCGGGCGCTTCGCCGAACTGGCGCGGCACCGGCGCTTCCGGCGGGTGCTCAACTGCTTCTGCTACACGGGCGGCTTCACGGTGGCGGCGATGGCGGGGCTGAAGGCCGCGGGTGCGCTCGACGGGGCGGAACTGCTGTCCATCGATTCGTCGCTGCCGGCGCTGGAGCGTGCGCGTGCACACGTGGCCCTCAATGGTTTCGGAGGAGCCCGCGCCGAGTTCCTGGATGCGGACGTCAATGCCTCGCTGCGCCGCTTTCTCGACGAGGGCCGCAGCTTCGATGCCATCGTGCTCGACCCGCCCAAGTTCGCCCCCACCGTGGCCCATGCCGAGCGCGCGGCGCGGGCCTACAAGGACCTCAACCGCCTGGCCCTGAAGCTGCTGGAGCCGGGCGGGGTGTTGCTGACCTTCTCCTGCTCGGGCGGCATCGGCGCCGACCTGTTCCACAAGATCGTGGCCTCTGCCGGCATCGATGCGGGCGTGGACGGCTACATCAGCGAGCGTCTTGGCGCGGCGCCGGACCATCCGATGACCATCGAGTTTCCGGAGGGCGAGTACCTGAAAGGCCTGGTGGTGGTGCGCAAGTGA
- a CDS encoding CobW family GTP-binding protein, with protein MALIPATILTGFLGSGKTTLLKRILTEAHGQKIAVIENEFGEENIDNDILVTESKEQIVQMNNGCICCTIREDLREALQLLAAKKRKGLLDFDRVVIETTGLADPGPVAQTFFMDDEIAESYLLDSILTLVDAKHAPQQLNDRQEARRQVGFADQIFISKTDLVAGEETDALIHRLKHMNPRAPQQKVHFGEVPLSDVFDLRGFNLNAKLDIDPDFLKEEDEHDHHDHAHGEHCDHPSHEQEGHGHHHHHDDDVKSFVFRADRPFDPARLEDFLGAIVNIYGPRMLRYKGVLDMQGTERKVIFQGVHQLMGSDLGPAWGPDEKRNSRMVFIGIDLPREILEQGLEQCLV; from the coding sequence ATGGCCCTGATCCCCGCCACCATCCTCACCGGCTTTCTCGGCTCCGGCAAGACCACGCTGCTCAAGCGCATCCTGACCGAGGCGCACGGGCAGAAGATCGCCGTGATCGAGAACGAGTTCGGCGAGGAGAACATCGACAACGACATCCTGGTCACCGAGTCCAAGGAGCAGATCGTGCAGATGAACAACGGCTGCATCTGCTGCACCATTCGCGAGGACCTGCGCGAAGCCCTGCAGCTGCTGGCCGCCAAGAAGCGCAAGGGGCTGCTCGACTTCGACCGCGTGGTGATCGAGACCACCGGCCTGGCCGACCCGGGCCCCGTGGCGCAGACCTTCTTCATGGACGACGAGATCGCCGAAAGCTATCTGCTCGACTCGATCCTCACGCTGGTGGACGCCAAGCATGCGCCGCAGCAGCTCAACGACCGCCAGGAAGCACGCCGCCAGGTGGGCTTTGCCGACCAGATCTTCATCAGCAAGACCGACCTGGTGGCGGGCGAGGAGACCGATGCGCTGATCCACCGCCTCAAGCACATGAACCCGCGTGCCCCGCAGCAGAAGGTGCATTTCGGCGAGGTACCGCTTTCGGACGTGTTCGACCTGCGCGGCTTCAACCTCAACGCCAAGCTGGACATCGACCCGGACTTCCTGAAGGAGGAAGACGAGCACGACCACCACGATCACGCGCACGGCGAGCATTGCGACCACCCCTCGCACGAGCAAGAGGGCCACGGCCACCACCATCACCACGATGACGACGTGAAGAGCTTCGTCTTCCGCGCCGACCGGCCCTTCGACCCGGCCCGGCTGGAGGACTTCCTGGGCGCGATCGTCAACATCTACGGCCCGCGCATGCTGCGCTACAAGGGCGTGCTGGACATGCAGGGCACCGAGCGCAAGGTGATCTTCCAGGGCGTGCACCAGCTGATGGGCAGCGACCTCGGCCCGGCCTGGGGGCCGGATGAGAAGCGCAACAGCCGCATGGTGTTCATCGGCATCGACCTGCCGCGCGAGATCCTGGAACAGGGACTGGAGCAGTGTCTGGTCTGA
- the dksA gene encoding RNA polymerase-binding protein DksA — protein MAAGPRAAAPASSIPVKKAAAAPAAATPAMTTPTTPTDTSSSNAPAPARGGRVSRLSQLTVPSMPQSVASTAAKSSFVQDLKTALVPPPPVAIKKDPKLANNWKTKPVEELTDAEVIAMPDSEYMNEKQMAFFRLKLQELKRGILENAGETTEHLREDTVVVPDPADRATIEEEHALELRTRDRERKLLKKIEQSIQRIDAGDYGYCDETGEPIGVGRLLARPTATLSLEAQQRRELKQKMFGD, from the coding sequence CTGGCGGCCGGCCCACGAGCCGCCGCACCAGCTTCATCGATTCCCGTTAAAAAGGCGGCTGCGGCCCCTGCCGCAGCGACACCTGCTATGACCACTCCGACCACTCCCACCGACACTTCTTCCTCCAACGCACCGGCACCCGCTCGCGGTGGGCGCGTCTCGCGGCTGTCGCAGCTGACCGTGCCCTCGATGCCGCAATCGGTGGCCTCCACAGCGGCCAAGTCCAGCTTCGTCCAGGACTTGAAGACCGCGCTGGTGCCGCCCCCGCCCGTCGCCATCAAGAAAGATCCCAAGCTGGCCAACAACTGGAAGACGAAGCCGGTCGAGGAGCTCACCGACGCCGAGGTGATTGCCATGCCGGACTCGGAGTACATGAACGAAAAGCAGATGGCCTTCTTCCGGCTCAAGCTGCAAGAGCTCAAGCGCGGGATTCTCGAGAACGCCGGTGAGACCACCGAGCACCTGCGGGAGGACACCGTCGTGGTGCCCGACCCGGCCGACCGTGCCACCATCGAGGAAGAACACGCGCTCGAACTGCGTACGCGTGACCGTGAGCGCAAGCTGCTGAAGAAGATCGAGCAGTCGATCCAGCGCATCGACGCCGGCGACTACGGCTACTGCGACGAGACGGGCGAGCCGATCGGCGTCGGCCGCCTGCTGGCCCGCCCCACCGCCACGCTGTCGCTCGAGGCGCAGCAGCGCCGGGAGCTCAAGCAGAAGATGTTCGGCGACTGA